A single region of the Triticum dicoccoides isolate Atlit2015 ecotype Zavitan chromosome 2B, WEW_v2.0, whole genome shotgun sequence genome encodes:
- the LOC119361737 gene encoding uncharacterized protein LOC119361737, whose translation MAPPMVLLDREIEFRPDPDLRGFWGDRGPQTRDAMTMSDQVMEYLRTFKARAVVHDPPKPSFLDILVPPLSDPLPPPYMGLDSGRISSTDKNLVALYAGGYRPGSSLPGGYLIYDACNDSLSVIPRLPDDDSQKALGHPESLGAPVGSRHVRLPRPRGRLPSRRARGSRTVPSRGLAVEVIRLRMGLAVREPSPSIQIQQLLR comes from the coding sequence atggcccctccgatggttCTCCTCGACCGCGAGATTGAGttccgccccgaccccgacctgcGGGGATTCTGGGGCGATAGAGGGCCACAAACCCGCGATGCCATGACCATGAGCGATCAAGTCATGGAGTACCTGCGGACCTTCAAGGCCCGCGCGGTCGTCCACGATCCGCCGAAACCCTCCTTCCTCGACATACTGGTGCCGCCGCTATCCGACCCGCTCCCGCCGCCATACATGGGCCTGGACTCGGGCCGCATCTCCAGCACGGACAAGAACCTGGTCGCCCTTTACGCCGGCGGGTACCGCCCAGGCTCTAGTTTGCCCGGAGGCTATCTCATCTACGACGCCTGCAACGACTCCCTCTCCGTCATCCCCCGGCTCCCCGACGACGACTCCCAGAAAGCCTTGGGGCACCCAGAAAGCCTTGGGGCACCAGTCGGCAGTCGTCATGTGCGACTCCCAAGGCCAAGGGGACGGCTACCTTCTCGCCGAGCTCGTGGTTCCAGGACTGTCCCGAGCCGAGGTCTGGCTGTGGAAGTCATCCGCCTCAGAATGGGCCTTGCTGTCCGGGAGCCATCCCCTTCCATCCAGATCCAGCAGCTTCTCCGTTGA